DNA sequence from the Rhodanobacter soli genome:
GTGGAGCGAGGAGTGAGAAACAAGAGGGAGGCCACTCGCTTCTCCTGACTCACTTCTGCTCCAGCAGCTTGTCCAGGATGCGCGTGAGCCATACCCGTTCTTCCGCATCGAGCTTCGCCAGCACCTCGCGCTCGCGCGCCCGGGCCATCGGCGCGACTTCGTCGTGGATCGCCCAGCCGGCGTCGCTGAGGTTGAGCACCGAGCGGCGCTTGTCGTTGTCGTGCACCGCGCGGTCGACCCGGCCGGCCTCGACCAGCCGCGCCAACGCCCGGCTCACCGCCACCTTGTCCATCGCGGTGCGCTCGGCCACCTCGCGCGCCGACAGGCCGGCGTAGCGCGCCAATACGGCCATCACCCGCCATTCGGTCATCGAGATGTCGTGGCGGCTCTGGTAGTCGTCGGCGATGGCCTGGCTGATCGTGTTGGACAGGATCGACAGGCGGTACGGCAGGAAGTGCTCCAACTGCAGCGGGGCGTGCTCGGCAGTGGCGGGGGCGTGCTTGCGCTTGGCGGGCATTGCGGCGGTGTTCCTTGCAAATGGTTTCATCTGAAACTATAACGTGGGGATTACCCCGATGGTGGCACGCTCACGCG
Encoded proteins:
- a CDS encoding MarR family winged helix-turn-helix transcriptional regulator; translated protein: MPAKRKHAPATAEHAPLQLEHFLPYRLSILSNTISQAIADDYQSRHDISMTEWRVMAVLARYAGLSAREVAERTAMDKVAVSRALARLVEAGRVDRAVHDNDKRRSVLNLSDAGWAIHDEVAPMARAREREVLAKLDAEERVWLTRILDKLLEQK